The genome window AGGGTCCTACCTCGCCAGCTTCACCGCGCTCGCCCAGCTCCCCGACGTCTGGCAGGGCCTGCTGAAGGCCCTCATCTTCGGACTGATCGCGGCCATCGTCGCGGCCTACATGGGGATGAACGCCGCCGGTGGGCCGAAGGGCGTCGGCGATGCCGTCAACATGTCCGTCGTCGTGACCTTCATGCTGCTCTTCGTCGTGAACTTCGTGATCAGTGCGATCTACTTCCAGGTCGTCCCGGCGAAGACGGGTTGATCCGATGGCCCTCCCCACTCCGCTCAAGAAGCCGCTCGACGGGCTCGACCACCTGGGTCGTGAGCTCGCCTTCTACCTGCGCGCGCTCTCCTGGATGCCGCGCACGGTCAAGCGCTACAAGAAGGAGGTCGCCCGCCTGCTGGCCGAGGTCACCTTCGGTACCGGCGCGCTGGCCGTCATCGGCGGCACCATCGGCGTCATCGCCGCGATGACCTTCTTCACCGGGACCGAGGTCGGGCTGCAGGGGTACGCCGCGCTCAACCAGCTCGGCACGAGCGCCTTCTCCGGCTTCGTCAGCGCCTACTTCAACACCCGCGAGATCGCCCCGCTCGTCGCCTCCATCGCACTCGCGGCCACCGTCGGCTGCGGCTTCACCGCCCAGCTCGGTGCGATGCGGATCTCCGAGGAGGTCGACGCCCTCGAGGTGATGGCGGTGCCGTCCCTTCCGTTCCTGGTCACCAGCCGGATCATCGCCGGAATGATCGCGATCATTCCGCTCTACGTGATCGGGCTGCTGTCGTCGTACATCGCGACGCGGCTGACGGTGGTGATGGTCTTCGGGCAGAGCTCGGGCACCTACGACCACTACT of Nocardioides sp. Kera G14 contains these proteins:
- a CDS encoding MlaE family ABC transporter permease; this encodes MALPTPLKKPLDGLDHLGRELAFYLRALSWMPRTVKRYKKEVARLLAEVTFGTGALAVIGGTIGVIAAMTFFTGTEVGLQGYAALNQLGTSAFSGFVSAYFNTREIAPLVASIALAATVGCGFTAQLGAMRISEEVDALEVMAVPSLPFLVTSRIIAGMIAIIPLYVIGLLSSYIATRLTVVMVFGQSSGTYDHYFWAFLPPGDVLWSFGKVLIFSVVIILIHCYHGYSASGGPAGVGVAVGRAVRTSIVSVAVLDLFLSMAIWGASTTVRLAG